A single region of the Streptomyces virginiae genome encodes:
- a CDS encoding flavin reductase family protein, whose protein sequence is MERLTATAGAASTAGTPLDPAVFREVLGTFASGITVVAATGADGRPAGLACQSFASLSLDPPLVLLCVGRSSTSWPAVREAGDRFGVSILAEEQRAVCEALGRRGGEKFAGVPWEPSPGGAVHIRGALATLDCAVDTVHEAGDHHLVTARVLALTARDDGSPLLYFRSDYATGAFE, encoded by the coding sequence GTGGAACGGTTGACCGCCACCGCCGGAGCGGCCTCGACCGCCGGGACCCCCCTCGATCCGGCCGTCTTCCGCGAGGTCCTCGGCACCTTCGCCTCCGGCATCACCGTCGTCGCGGCCACCGGGGCCGACGGCCGCCCGGCGGGCCTGGCCTGCCAGTCCTTCGCCTCCCTGTCCCTGGACCCGCCGCTGGTCCTGCTCTGCGTGGGCCGGTCCTCCACCAGCTGGCCCGCCGTACGCGAGGCGGGCGACCGGTTCGGGGTCAGCATCCTCGCCGAGGAGCAGCGCGCGGTGTGCGAGGCCCTCGGACGCCGCGGGGGCGAGAAGTTCGCCGGGGTGCCGTGGGAGCCGTCGCCGGGCGGAGCCGTCCACATCCGCGGGGCGCTCGCCACCCTCGACTGCGCCGTCGACACCGTCCACGAGGCCGGCGACCACCACCTGGTCACCGCCCGGGTCCTGGCCCTGACCGCCCGCGACGACGGATCGCCCCTGCTGTACTTCCGCAGCGACTACGCCACCGGAGCCTTCGAGTGA
- a CDS encoding HAD family acid phosphatase, producing MRSTRRTRMPRTAAVGVAAAAAVLTLVPATAAQAAPVPAPAPVSAPSAAPAASAPGGNAAILGIDYATWQRDVAAVIDAARPAIEARIAASPTGEKPALVLDIDNTSLETDFHWFWTFPTPAISKVRALTQYAHARGVAIFFVTARPGIIQSLTEHNLKAVGYPVSGLYVRDLPDLFDEVSAYKTGKRAEIEARGYTIIANIGNSPTDLVGGHAERTVKLPDYNGKLS from the coding sequence ATGCGCAGCACCCGCCGCACCCGTATGCCCCGTACCGCCGCCGTCGGCGTGGCCGCGGCCGCCGCCGTCCTGACGCTGGTTCCGGCCACCGCCGCCCAGGCCGCGCCCGTCCCGGCGCCGGCGCCCGTGTCCGCGCCGTCCGCCGCCCCGGCCGCCTCGGCGCCCGGCGGCAACGCCGCGATCCTCGGCATCGACTACGCCACCTGGCAGCGGGACGTCGCCGCCGTGATCGACGCGGCCCGGCCCGCCATCGAGGCGCGCATCGCCGCCTCGCCCACCGGGGAGAAGCCCGCCCTCGTCCTGGACATCGACAACACCTCGCTGGAGACGGACTTCCACTGGTTCTGGACCTTCCCGACCCCCGCGATCAGCAAGGTCCGCGCGCTGACCCAGTACGCGCACGCGCGCGGTGTCGCGATCTTCTTCGTCACCGCCCGCCCCGGGATCATCCAGTCCCTCACCGAGCACAACCTCAAGGCCGTGGGCTACCCGGTCTCGGGGCTCTACGTCCGTGACCTGCCCGACCTGTTCGACGAGGTCAGCGCCTACAAGACGGGCAAGCGGGCGGAGATCGAGGCGCGCGGCTACACGATCATCGCCAACATCGGCAACAGCCCGACCGACCTCGTCGGCGGTCACGCGGAGCGCACCGTCAAGCTGCCGGACTACAACGGCAAGCTCTCCTGA
- the hsaA gene encoding 3-hydroxy-9,10-secoandrosta-1,3,5(10)-triene-9,17-dione monooxygenase oxygenase subunit, with protein MSDEDVLDAVRALTPALRERAAEAESLRKVPEASIKELADTGFFRLLQPRAYGGHAANPALFYTAVKEIARACGSTGWVASVVGVHPWHVALFDPHAQEEVWGQDPDTRICSSYAPTGKVTPVDGGFTLSGRWHFSSGCDHTDWALLGGLVTDPEGRPVDMRTFLVPRADFRIDEVWDTVGLRGSGSNDITLDEVFVPERRALSFGPVTALQVPGHAVNPEPLYRLPYASVFTTTISTPIVGIAEGAYEGYVEATRDRLRVSYGQQVAEDPFAQVRIARAASDIDASWLQLRRNIDELHALAERGAELPTTLRTRVRRDQVLATERCVAAVDLLMENAGGGAMRTGPDRLQRAWRDVHTGRGHAANDPERALVLFGQGALGLDIQDTML; from the coding sequence ATGAGCGACGAAGACGTCCTCGACGCAGTCCGCGCCCTCACCCCGGCCCTGCGCGAGCGGGCCGCCGAGGCGGAGAGCCTGCGCAAGGTCCCCGAGGCGAGCATCAAGGAGCTTGCGGACACCGGGTTCTTCCGCCTCCTCCAGCCCCGGGCGTACGGCGGACACGCGGCGAACCCCGCGCTCTTCTACACCGCCGTCAAGGAGATCGCCCGCGCCTGCGGCTCCACCGGCTGGGTCGCCTCCGTCGTCGGCGTCCACCCCTGGCACGTCGCCCTCTTCGACCCCCACGCCCAGGAGGAGGTCTGGGGCCAGGACCCGGACACCCGCATCTGCTCCTCCTACGCCCCCACCGGCAAGGTCACCCCCGTCGACGGCGGCTTCACCCTCAGCGGCCGCTGGCACTTCTCCTCCGGCTGCGACCACACCGACTGGGCCCTGCTCGGCGGACTCGTCACCGACCCCGAGGGCCGGCCCGTGGACATGCGGACCTTCCTCGTCCCGCGCGCCGATTTCCGCATCGACGAGGTCTGGGACACCGTGGGCCTGCGCGGCTCCGGTTCCAACGACATCACCCTCGACGAGGTGTTCGTCCCCGAGCGCCGCGCCCTGAGCTTCGGCCCCGTCACCGCCCTCCAGGTGCCCGGCCACGCGGTCAACCCCGAGCCGCTCTACCGGCTCCCGTACGCCTCCGTCTTCACCACCACCATCTCCACCCCGATCGTCGGGATCGCCGAGGGCGCCTACGAGGGCTACGTCGAGGCCACCCGCGACCGGCTGCGCGTCTCCTACGGCCAGCAGGTCGCCGAGGACCCCTTCGCCCAGGTCCGCATCGCCCGCGCCGCGAGCGACATCGACGCCTCCTGGCTCCAGCTCCGCCGCAACATCGACGAGCTCCACGCGCTGGCCGAACGCGGCGCCGAACTCCCCACGACCCTGCGCACCCGCGTCCGCCGCGACCAGGTCCTCGCCACCGAACGCTGCGTCGCCGCCGTCGACCTCCTCATGGAGAACGCCGGCGGCGGCGCCATGCGCACCGGACCCGACCGCCTCCAGCGGGCCTGGCGCGACGTCCACACCGGGCGCGGCCACGCCGCCAACGACCCCGAGCGGGCCCTGGTCCTCTTCGGCCAGGGCGCACTCGGCCTCGACATCCAGGACACGATGCTGTGA
- a CDS encoding S1 family peptidase: protein MKRTLAVGAVALAAVSLQPGTATAGPAPVVGGTRAAQGEFPFMVRLSMGCGGALYTQQIVLTAAHCVSGSGNNTSITATAGVVDLNSSSAIKVKSTKVLQAPGYNGKGKDWALIKLAKPINLPTLKIADTKAYDNGTFTVAGWGAAREGGGQQRYLLKANVPFVSDASCKSSYGNDLVPSEEICAGLPQGGVDTCQGDSGGPMFRRDNNNAWIQVGIVSWGEGCARPNYPGVYTEVSTFAAAIKSAAAGM, encoded by the coding sequence ATGAAGCGCACCCTCGCCGTCGGCGCCGTCGCCCTCGCCGCCGTCAGCCTCCAGCCCGGCACCGCCACCGCCGGCCCGGCACCCGTCGTCGGCGGCACCCGCGCCGCGCAGGGCGAGTTCCCCTTCATGGTGCGCCTCTCCATGGGCTGCGGCGGCGCCCTCTACACCCAGCAGATCGTCCTCACCGCCGCCCACTGTGTGAGCGGCTCCGGCAACAACACCTCCATCACCGCCACCGCCGGAGTCGTCGACCTCAACAGCTCCAGCGCCATCAAGGTCAAGTCCACCAAGGTCCTCCAGGCCCCCGGCTACAACGGCAAGGGCAAGGACTGGGCCCTCATCAAGCTCGCCAAGCCCATCAACCTGCCCACCCTCAAGATCGCCGACACCAAGGCCTACGACAACGGCACCTTCACCGTCGCCGGCTGGGGAGCCGCCCGCGAAGGCGGCGGCCAGCAGCGCTACCTCCTGAAGGCCAACGTCCCCTTCGTCTCCGACGCCAGCTGCAAGAGCTCGTACGGCAACGACCTCGTCCCGAGCGAGGAGATCTGCGCCGGCCTGCCCCAGGGCGGCGTCGACACCTGCCAGGGCGACTCCGGCGGCCCCATGTTCCGCCGCGACAACAACAACGCCTGGATCCAGGTCGGCATAGTCAGCTGGGGCGAAGGCTGCGCCCGGCCGAACTACCCCGGCGTCTACACCGAGGTCTCCACCTTCGCCGCCGCGATCAAGAGCGCCGCGGCCGGCATGTAG
- a CDS encoding IclR family transcriptional regulator — protein sequence MLDQVMETELAPLSLLEKAARVLGAFEGPQPRLSLTEVVRRSGIPRSSAHRILDQLVRLRWLDREGRDYRMGMRMLELGALASHHNRLRRAALPLLHALHERTGQLVHLSVLDGAEVVCLERIGGSEATTVPSRVGGRMPAYSTAAGKAILAFGDPGAVEHVLAQGLRPRTARTLTRPNALRAELAAVRERGVAHDREESFRGICCVAAPLRGAGRAVAAVSVSSCRGERELARLGPAVLACARAVWRELYGPGRAGRAGRAAAARPQAPRPAVSEQEMDNMMGWLRFSEWM from the coding sequence GTGCTCGACCAGGTCATGGAGACCGAGCTCGCACCGCTGTCGCTGCTGGAGAAGGCCGCGCGGGTGCTGGGTGCCTTCGAAGGTCCGCAGCCACGCCTGTCGCTCACCGAGGTCGTACGCCGGTCCGGCATCCCGCGCTCCTCCGCGCACCGGATCCTCGACCAGCTGGTGCGGCTGCGCTGGCTGGACCGCGAGGGCCGGGACTACCGGATGGGCATGCGCATGCTGGAACTCGGCGCGCTGGCCTCCCACCACAACCGGCTGCGCCGGGCCGCCCTCCCCCTGTTGCACGCCCTGCACGAGCGGACCGGGCAACTGGTGCACCTGTCGGTGCTGGACGGGGCCGAGGTGGTCTGCCTGGAGCGGATCGGCGGCTCCGAAGCCACCACCGTGCCCTCCCGGGTCGGCGGCCGGATGCCCGCGTACAGCACGGCCGCCGGCAAGGCGATCCTCGCCTTCGGCGACCCGGGCGCGGTGGAACACGTCCTCGCGCAGGGGCTGCGACCGCGCACGGCACGGACGTTGACCAGGCCGAACGCGCTGCGAGCGGAACTGGCGGCCGTCCGCGAGCGCGGGGTGGCGCACGACCGGGAGGAGAGCTTCCGCGGCATCTGCTGTGTGGCGGCACCCCTGCGCGGCGCGGGCCGGGCCGTGGCCGCGGTCTCGGTGTCCTCCTGTCGCGGGGAGCGCGAACTGGCCCGGCTGGGACCGGCGGTACTGGCCTGCGCGCGGGCCGTGTGGCGCGAGCTGTACGGCCCGGGACGCGCCGGACGGGCCGGCCGGGCGGCGGCCGCGCGGCCCCAGGCCCCGCGACCGGCGGTCTCGGAACAAGAAATGGACAACATGATGGGCTGGTTGCGGTTCAGCGAGTGGATGTAG
- the hsaD gene encoding 4,5:9,10-diseco-3-hydroxy-5,9,17-trioxoandrosta-1(10),2-diene-4-oate hydrolase, with protein MITYESTSRTAKAGSLHLHYHEAGPDRPDAPVLILLHGGGPGASAWSNFGPNLPFFAERFRTLLVDQPCYGRSDKPEPDRDYFSFSAAAIAALMEELGIAEAHFIGNSLGGGTAVRMSLNHPDKVDKLLLMGPGGISVNLFSADPTEGIRRLFEFAAAAEPTREHMRAFLTTLVHDPSLVTDALVEERYTQAMDPDARIGNARMGASFADPAWQQDTLLWREAHRISHPTLLTWGREDRVNPLDGALLALKAIPDARLHVFPRCGHWAQTEAFDDFNRLAADFFTH; from the coding sequence ATGATCACGTACGAGAGCACCTCACGCACCGCCAAGGCCGGAAGCCTCCACCTCCACTACCACGAGGCGGGCCCGGACCGCCCCGACGCCCCCGTCCTCATCCTGCTCCACGGCGGCGGACCCGGCGCCTCCGCCTGGTCCAACTTCGGCCCCAACCTGCCCTTCTTCGCCGAGCGGTTCCGCACCCTGCTCGTCGACCAGCCCTGCTACGGCCGCTCCGACAAGCCCGAACCCGACCGCGACTACTTCAGCTTCAGCGCCGCCGCGATCGCCGCCCTCATGGAGGAACTCGGCATCGCCGAAGCGCACTTCATCGGCAACTCCCTCGGCGGCGGCACCGCCGTCCGGATGTCCCTGAACCACCCGGACAAGGTCGACAAGCTGCTGCTCATGGGCCCCGGCGGAATCTCGGTCAACCTCTTCTCGGCCGACCCCACCGAAGGCATCCGGCGCCTCTTCGAGTTCGCCGCGGCCGCCGAACCCACCCGTGAGCACATGCGCGCCTTCCTCACGACGCTCGTCCACGACCCCTCGCTCGTCACCGACGCACTCGTCGAGGAGCGCTACACCCAGGCCATGGACCCCGACGCCCGGATCGGCAACGCCCGCATGGGCGCCTCCTTCGCCGACCCGGCCTGGCAGCAGGACACCCTGCTCTGGCGCGAGGCCCACCGCATCAGCCACCCCACCCTGCTCACCTGGGGCCGCGAGGACCGGGTCAACCCCCTCGACGGCGCGCTGCTCGCCCTCAAGGCCATTCCCGACGCCCGTCTGCACGTCTTCCCGCGCTGCGGCCACTGGGCGCAGACCGAGGCCTTCGACGACTTCAACCGCCTCGCCGCGGACTTCTTCACCCACTGA
- a CDS encoding FAD-dependent oxidoreductase: MTSDLTYDVVVVGSGAAGLAAAVTARLRGLTVLVVEKTDRYGGSTALSGGAIWVPGNFHLDRAGLADTYDKARAYLDATVGDRVPAARKDAYLAHGPRMVEEFHERTEIRFMYTPGYPDYFPEAQGGMGQGRSIEPCIVDLERLGRAGRAMRRAGLPTYGLTMTSYDFRFLNMVGRTWAGRRTSLKVGARAVGALLTGRRLLSLGEALIARMRLSLDRLGGDLWLSAPLTALVTDAAGRVTGVRVTRAGREVGVTARGGVVLASGGFSHDQALREKHLPHPTSTAWTHASEGQTGDALRCGEELGAATDLLDRVWGAPSVCPPGEKPFFLVADRGIPGMVIVNEAGERYADEALPYHAFVDRMYAADRPEARTVPSWLILDARSKARYLFAGLFPGQPFPKRWLESGFLKKADTVEELARAIAAPGLPATIHRFNGHAERGVDEDFGRGNSVHDRYYGDPTLANPNLAPIDKGPFYAVPVHPGDIGTKGGLVTDGDGRVLREDGGPIPGLYASGNCSAAVMGETYPGPGATIGPAMAFSWAAVNAIAAGLG, encoded by the coding sequence GTGACCAGTGACCTCACCTACGACGTGGTGGTCGTCGGCTCCGGCGCCGCCGGACTCGCCGCCGCCGTCACCGCCCGGCTGCGCGGCCTGACCGTCCTCGTGGTCGAGAAGACCGACAGGTACGGCGGCTCCACCGCCCTGTCCGGCGGCGCGATATGGGTCCCCGGCAACTTCCACCTCGACCGGGCCGGCCTCGCCGACACCTACGACAAGGCCCGCGCCTACCTCGACGCCACCGTCGGCGACCGGGTCCCGGCCGCCCGCAAGGACGCGTACCTCGCCCACGGGCCGCGGATGGTCGAGGAGTTCCACGAACGCACCGAGATCCGCTTCATGTACACCCCCGGCTACCCGGACTACTTCCCCGAGGCGCAGGGCGGCATGGGGCAGGGCCGTTCGATCGAACCGTGCATCGTGGACCTCGAGCGGCTCGGCCGGGCGGGCCGTGCCATGCGCCGGGCGGGCCTGCCCACGTACGGACTGACCATGACCTCCTACGACTTCCGCTTCCTGAACATGGTCGGCCGGACCTGGGCGGGCCGCAGGACCTCGCTCAAGGTCGGGGCGCGGGCGGTCGGGGCACTCCTCACCGGCCGCAGGCTCCTCTCGCTCGGCGAGGCGCTGATCGCCCGGATGCGGCTCTCGCTCGACCGCCTCGGCGGGGACCTGTGGTTGTCGGCGCCGCTGACCGCACTGGTCACCGACGCGGCGGGCCGGGTCACGGGCGTACGGGTCACCCGGGCCGGCCGCGAGGTGGGCGTGACGGCCCGGGGCGGGGTGGTGCTGGCCTCGGGCGGCTTCTCGCACGACCAGGCCCTGCGCGAGAAGCACCTGCCGCACCCCACGTCCACGGCCTGGACGCACGCCTCGGAGGGGCAGACCGGCGACGCCCTGCGCTGCGGTGAGGAACTGGGGGCCGCCACCGATCTGCTGGACCGGGTGTGGGGCGCGCCCTCGGTGTGCCCGCCGGGGGAGAAGCCGTTCTTCCTCGTCGCCGACCGGGGCATCCCGGGGATGGTCATCGTGAACGAGGCGGGGGAGCGGTACGCCGATGAGGCCCTGCCGTACCACGCGTTCGTGGACCGGATGTACGCCGCCGACCGGCCCGAGGCGCGGACCGTACCGTCCTGGCTGATCCTCGACGCCCGCTCCAAGGCCCGGTACCTCTTCGCCGGGCTCTTCCCCGGACAGCCCTTCCCGAAGCGGTGGCTGGAGAGCGGCTTCCTGAAGAAGGCGGACACGGTGGAGGAACTGGCCCGCGCGATCGCGGCGCCCGGCCTGCCCGCCACGATCCACCGGTTCAACGGGCACGCCGAGCGGGGCGTGGACGAGGACTTCGGGCGCGGGAACAGCGTCCACGACCGCTACTACGGCGACCCGACCCTGGCGAACCCGAACCTCGCACCGATCGACAAGGGCCCCTTCTACGCGGTCCCCGTGCACCCGGGGGACATCGGCACCAAGGGCGGCCTGGTCACCGACGGGGACGGTCGGGTGCTCCGCGAGGACGGCGGCCCGATCCCCGGCCTCTACGCCTCCGGCAACTGCTCGGCGGCGGTGATGGGGGAGACCTACCCCGGCCCGGGCGCGACCATCGGCCCGGCCATGGCCTTCAGCTGGGCGGCGGTCAACGCCATCGCCGCCGGGCTCGGCTGA
- a CDS encoding VOC family protein has product MAPDIRALGYLRIETADLPAWRTYVLDLLGMTVAEGSTDTCLNVRIDDRVHRFQFVSGDRDRLLAAGFEVAGAKALGEVAAALEAAGHPVEPGDAATLADRRVQGLIHVEDPSGNPLEIYWGQAQDHSPLAAPYGNRFVTGTPAGEGLGLGHVVLPAPDTETTLDFYENVLGFQLRDSMRLPPAAVPTGRPGQDVHRMHFLSPNRRHHSLGLYPGALPPGIVHFMVELESLDDVGHCLDRMDRAGIPIASTLGRHSNDRMVSFYAQAPGGFQVEYGWDGLLVDPATWTTKEITADSFWGHRWNG; this is encoded by the coding sequence ATGGCACCGGACATCCGCGCACTCGGCTACCTCCGCATCGAGACCGCCGACCTCCCCGCCTGGCGCACGTACGTCCTGGACCTCCTCGGCATGACCGTCGCCGAGGGCAGCACGGACACCTGCCTGAACGTCCGTATCGACGACCGTGTCCACCGCTTCCAGTTCGTCTCCGGTGACCGGGACCGGCTGCTCGCCGCCGGGTTCGAGGTCGCCGGCGCCAAGGCCCTGGGGGAGGTGGCCGCCGCACTGGAGGCCGCCGGACACCCCGTCGAGCCCGGCGACGCCGCCACCCTCGCCGACCGGCGCGTCCAGGGGCTGATCCACGTCGAGGACCCCAGCGGCAACCCGCTGGAGATCTACTGGGGGCAGGCCCAGGACCACAGCCCGCTCGCCGCCCCGTACGGGAACCGCTTCGTGACCGGCACCCCCGCCGGCGAGGGCCTCGGCCTCGGCCATGTCGTCCTGCCCGCCCCCGACACCGAGACCACCCTCGACTTCTACGAGAACGTCCTCGGCTTCCAGCTGCGCGACTCGATGCGCCTGCCCCCGGCGGCCGTCCCCACCGGCCGGCCCGGTCAGGACGTCCACCGGATGCACTTCCTCAGCCCCAACCGCCGCCACCACAGCCTCGGCCTCTACCCGGGGGCGCTGCCGCCCGGCATCGTCCACTTCATGGTCGAACTGGAGAGCCTCGACGACGTCGGACACTGCCTGGACCGGATGGACCGGGCGGGCATCCCCATCGCCTCCACCCTCGGCCGGCACTCCAACGACCGCATGGTCTCCTTCTACGCGCAGGCCCCCGGCGGCTTCCAGGTCGAGTACGGCTGGGACGGGCTCCTCGTCGACCCCGCCACCTGGACCACGAAGGAGATCACCGCCGACAGTTTCTGGGGCCACCGGTGGAACGGTTGA
- a CDS encoding Rieske 2Fe-2S domain-containing protein — translation MTAWTEAEEGPRVIEAAAVPARFARGWHCLGLAAPFRDGTPHEVEAFGTRLVVFRGEDTDDLHVLNAYCPHMGGNLAHGTVKGDTLACPFHDWRWSGDGRCAAIPYARRVPPRARTRAWTTLERNGQLYVWHDPEGNPPPAGVTIPHIEGVGSPEWSDWSWNFLRVENSNCREIVDNVVDMAHFYYVHYAFPHYFKNVFDGHVATQYMESTPRGDVDLGTLSTGGGLRSDASYHGPSYMIDKLWSDVGGGVELESVLINCHYPIDGNSFVLMYGAIVKKLPGMTDAQAADAARLTSEGLAVGFEQDVEIWRNKTRIDNPLLTEEDGPVYQLRRWYQQFYVDAADVEDEMVRRFEFEIDTTRATAAWKAEVADNLARRAAQGA, via the coding sequence ATGACCGCATGGACCGAAGCCGAAGAAGGACCCCGCGTCATCGAGGCGGCAGCCGTACCGGCCCGCTTCGCCCGCGGCTGGCACTGCCTCGGACTCGCCGCCCCCTTCCGGGACGGAACCCCGCACGAGGTCGAGGCCTTCGGCACCCGCCTCGTCGTCTTCCGCGGCGAGGACACGGACGACCTGCACGTCCTGAACGCCTACTGCCCCCACATGGGCGGCAACCTCGCCCACGGCACCGTCAAGGGCGACACCCTCGCCTGCCCCTTCCACGACTGGCGCTGGTCCGGCGACGGACGCTGCGCCGCCATCCCCTACGCCCGCCGCGTCCCGCCCCGGGCCCGGACCCGAGCCTGGACCACCCTGGAACGCAACGGCCAGCTCTACGTCTGGCACGACCCCGAGGGCAACCCACCCCCCGCCGGCGTCACCATCCCGCACATCGAGGGGGTGGGCAGCCCCGAATGGAGCGACTGGAGCTGGAACTTCCTGCGCGTGGAGAACTCCAACTGCCGGGAGATCGTCGACAACGTCGTGGACATGGCGCACTTCTACTACGTGCACTACGCCTTCCCGCACTACTTCAAGAACGTCTTCGACGGGCACGTCGCCACCCAGTACATGGAATCCACCCCGCGCGGCGACGTCGACCTCGGCACCCTCTCCACCGGCGGCGGCCTGCGCTCCGACGCCTCCTACCACGGCCCCTCCTACATGATCGACAAGCTGTGGAGCGACGTCGGTGGCGGCGTGGAACTCGAATCCGTCCTGATCAACTGCCACTACCCGATCGACGGGAACAGCTTCGTGCTCATGTACGGGGCGATCGTCAAGAAGCTCCCCGGCATGACCGACGCCCAGGCCGCCGACGCCGCCCGCCTCACCTCCGAGGGCTTGGCCGTCGGCTTCGAACAGGACGTCGAGATCTGGCGGAACAAGACGCGCATCGACAACCCCCTCCTCACCGAGGAGGACGGCCCCGTCTACCAACTCCGCCGCTGGTACCAGCAGTTCTACGTGGACGCGGCCGACGTCGAGGACGAGATGGTCCGGCGCTTCGAGTTCGAGATCGACACCACCCGGGCCACCGCCGCCTGGAAGGCCGAGGTCGCCGACAACCTCGCCCGCCGCGCGGCGCAGGGCGCCTGA
- a CDS encoding 2Fe-2S iron-sulfur cluster-binding protein translates to MPDSRLREQGAAAVSVGLRVRVGARVQETPEAVSLVLDAELPYRPGQFLTVRIPGGAARCYSLASSPHTGEPMRITVKRVPGGLGSGWLCEEVAAGDELEILPPAGTFTPGPGGLDQDLLLMAGGSGITPVLSLAKSALAAGQARVALVYANRDAESVILRDELWGLAEAHPGRLAVVHWLESLQGLPTAALLGPLLAPYAGREAYLCGPGPFMDAAEAALRRAGTAPRAIHRERYFSLGTDVFADVLADAAPRPVEPAGDRPTAQVELDGIVHTVPWSAGTPLLDALLAAGLPAPYSCREGACSACCCRVVEGEVAMARNEVLDEADLAEGYILACQARRLGDDRMRITYEG, encoded by the coding sequence ATGCCTGACAGCCGGCTCCGAGAACAGGGCGCCGCCGCTGTGTCGGTCGGGCTACGGGTCCGGGTCGGCGCACGCGTCCAGGAGACCCCCGAGGCGGTTTCCCTCGTCCTGGACGCGGAACTCCCGTACCGCCCCGGCCAGTTCCTCACCGTCCGGATCCCGGGCGGCGCGGCCCGCTGCTACTCCCTGGCGAGTTCCCCGCACACCGGGGAGCCGATGCGGATCACCGTGAAGCGGGTGCCCGGCGGGCTGGGCTCCGGCTGGCTCTGCGAGGAGGTGGCCGCGGGGGACGAGCTGGAGATCCTGCCGCCCGCGGGTACCTTCACGCCGGGCCCGGGCGGCCTGGACCAGGACCTGCTGCTGATGGCGGGCGGCAGCGGGATCACCCCGGTGCTCTCCCTCGCCAAATCGGCGCTGGCCGCGGGACAGGCCCGGGTCGCCCTGGTGTACGCCAACCGGGACGCCGAGTCGGTGATCCTCCGGGACGAGCTGTGGGGGCTGGCCGAGGCGCATCCGGGGCGGCTGGCCGTCGTGCACTGGCTGGAGAGCCTCCAGGGGCTGCCGACCGCCGCGCTGCTCGGGCCGCTGTTGGCCCCGTACGCCGGCCGCGAGGCCTACCTGTGCGGGCCCGGCCCGTTCATGGACGCCGCCGAGGCGGCGCTGCGCCGGGCCGGGACCGCACCGCGGGCGATCCACCGCGAGCGGTACTTCTCGCTGGGTACGGACGTCTTCGCGGACGTTCTCGCGGACGCCGCCCCGCGTCCCGTCGAGCCGGCCGGGGACCGGCCCACCGCGCAGGTGGAGCTCGACGGGATCGTCCACACCGTGCCCTGGTCCGCCGGCACCCCGCTGCTCGACGCCCTGCTCGCCGCCGGACTCCCGGCCCCGTACTCCTGCCGGGAGGGCGCCTGCAGCGCCTGCTGCTGCCGGGTCGTCGAGGGCGAGGTGGCGATGGCGCGCAACGAGGTCCTGGACGAGGCGGACCTCGCCGAGGGCTACATCCTGGCCTGCCAGGCACGACGACTCGGCGACGACCGCATGCGCATCACCTACGAGGGCTGA